The sequence ACTGCCTGGAGCATGCTGGGCAAGTTGCGTAGTGTCATGAGCACGCAAGACAGCTCGTTGCTCTCTGGGCGGGTCGAAGTCGATGAAAGTTTCTTCGGTGGCCATCGCCCTGGTCGCACAGGACGTGGTGCGGCAGGAAAGACTCTGGTGGCGGGCGCGATTGAAATTGCAGATGATGGGTGGGGGCGAGCGCGGTTGGCGATCATCCCTGATGCTTCGGCTGCATCGTTGCGTGAGTTCATCGCCGCGAATATTGCTCCTGGCTCCACGATTGTTTCTGACGGGTGGAGGGGATATGGAAACGCGGTGGAAGGGTAAGCGCATGAACCGGTGAGTGTCTGGAAATCAGGGCTTGAAGCGCATGCTTCGCTGCCGGCAGTGCACCGATTGTTTGCGTTGGTGAAAAGGATGATCGAAGGGACTTACCAGGGCTCGGGCAGCGTGGGGCACTTGCAGGAGTATCTGGATGAGTTCGTTTTTCGGTTCAACCGTAGGCACAGTACCCATCGGGGACTTGTGTTCATGCGCTTGCTCGAGCGCGCAGTGAAGCGAGGTCCAGTGACCTATCGGAACCTGGTGCGTAAGCCGGAGCCGAAGGCGGTTCATCCTCGTGGTGTTTCCGGACCGCATGCCCTGCCCGGGTCGATGGAGCGGGAGGCCTCGGAGCGGCCGTGGCGATCACCTCGGGCAACGCTAGAATAGCGTTTTTCCTTCGGCCACTAAATGGATACCCCTTTTTCTGAATTGAAGTTCCTTGACGGAAACACCATCGACCAGCTTGGCTACGGCGTCTGGAAGGTCGCCGACGCCGACGCGGAAGTGGTCGTTGGCAAGGCAATCGACGCTGGCTACCGCCACATCGACACCGCACGCATCTACGGAAACGAAGCTGGAGTAGGCCGTGCAGTGGCCGCCAGCAATGTGCCGCGCGAAGAACTGTTCATCACCACCAAGGTCTGGAACTCGGACCAGGGGTTCGAGAAGACCATGGCCGCTGCGGATGCTTCGCTTCAGCGTCTTGGCCTGGAGTACGTTGACCTGTACCTGATCCACTGGCTGCAGCCGAAGCGCGGCACCTACGTGGATACTTGGAAGGCACTGATCCAGTTGCAGAAGGACGGCAAGGCCAAGTCCATTGGCGTTTGCAACTTCACCAAGGAAGCACTCGAAGAGCTCTACACCGAAACCGGGGTCCGCCCGGTCATCAACCAGGTCGAAACCCATCCATACTTCCCCCAGAACGAGCTGCGTTCCTACGAAGCCGAGCACGGCATCCTGCACGAATCGTGGTCACCGCTGGGCCACGGCGGAGAACTGCTGAGTGACCCAGTATTGGTGGATATTGCCAAGAAGCATGACGCATCGGTGGCGCAGGTAGTCATCGCCTGGCATCTTGCCGTAGGCAATGTAGTCATCCCGAAGTCGACCACCGATTCCCGCATCGTCGAGAACTTCGAATCATTGAACGTGAAGCTGGACGAAGAAGACCTGGCAGCCATCGCTACCCTGGATCGCGGCGCCGAAGGCCGCATCTCGGCTGACCCTGCCACCGCTGACTTCGAGTAGGCACAAAGCCCTAACAGCAGGTCCTTGGTTTGATTTGTTGTCAAGGGTCTGCTTGCGTATCCCGAGGCGCCGTCGAGGAATTCATGGGTTGCGGATGAATTCCGCGGGGTGAAAATCCATGGGGCAGCTGAAAAGATCCGCTGAAGATAGCGAAAACCCCGGAATCACGAGTCACTCGCGATTCCGGGGTTTCCTTCACATGGAGCCCCCTGCCGGATTTGAACCGGCGACCTGCTCTTTACGAGGGAGCTGCTCTACCCCTGAGCTAAGGAGGCCTGTACCTGCAAACAGGCACCACGTCACTTTATCCGAGGAATTGTCTGAACGTCAAAACGGCGATGACATCATCAAGTCCAATCAGCAGCGGGTGCCGGCTTCGGGGACTTTGCCGTCGATCAGGTACTCATCCACAGCTTTGGTAATGCACTCATTGGAACGCCCATATGCGGTGTGGCCATGGCCTTCATAGGTCAGCAGGGTCGCGTTATCCAGCTGCTTGGCGAGGGCCTCCGACCACTTATAGGGGGTGGCTGGATCGCCTACGGTGCCGATGACCAGAATCTCATTAGAGCCCGGGGCATCGAGGATCTCAGGAGTGCCGGTGGAATCGTAATCCCAAGCCTCGCAAGTGATACTGCCATAGGCCAAATACTTGCCTAAGGTCGGAGCCATGCGCATCAGCTCCGTTGCTTCGTCCTGCATTGTTTCTGCGCTGGAATCCATTGGACGGTCCAAGCAATTGATGGCAGTGAAAGCATCGGACGAATTCGAAGCGTAGGTGCCATCGCTCTGGCGGTCTGCAGACAGATCCGCAAAACCGAGGATCATATCCACATCAGCGTCATTGATGGCAGCATTCATCGCATCGGTGAGATAGGACCAGCTGGAATCGTCATACAGCGGCAAAACGAACCCGTTGACGAAATCGATGATCGGAACGACGCGCCCATCGCTGGCGGTCATCGGCTCGTTCTCCACCTGCGCAAAGAACTGCTGCAGCTGCACCTTGGCCTCTTCAACAGTTCCGGTGAACGGGCACGCATCGCTTTCCAGACAGCTGGCGAGCCAGGCGTCGGTTTCCTTCTCGAAGCCAACCGCCTGGGCCAAGGTCACTTCGGCAGCTGGCAACGAAGGATCCATGGCTCCGTCCAGCACGAAACGCCCCACATTCTGCGGGAACAGATCAGCATAGGTGGCGCCTAGGAATGTTCCGTAGGAGACACCGAGGTAGTCCAGCTGCGCATCACCGAGCACCGCACGGATCACGTCCATGTCCCTGGCTGCCGATACGGTATCGACGTGGTCGAGCAGTTCGCCGGTATTGGAGGCGCAGTCAGCCGCATAGTCCTCGGTGCTCTCGATGATCTCGTGCTGGTCTTCAGGAACCCACGCACGGAGGTTTTCCTGGCGCCCCTTATCGGTTTCGGCAGCGCTTTGGCACGTGACCGGGGAGCTTTCGCCCACGCCTCGAGGATCGAAACCGATGACGTTGTAGGCCCGCTGCAGGTCATTGCTGAACATGCTCGGCACGGTGGAGGACACCATGTCCAGTCCAGAACCGCCGGGGCCACCGGGATTGACCAGAATATTGCCCGTCGCCCCGTCCACGGCGCGGCGGTTCAACGCAAGGTCGATGCTCTGGCCTTCTGGGTTGGCGTAGTCCATCGGGACCTTGATGGTGGCGCATTCGATGATGCTGCCGCACATTTCCCAGTCGAGCTCCTGGGTGTAGAAGGATTCCAGCCCTTCGGGCGCACTCGATTTTGCCGCTGGCTGCGAGGACTGGGCGTCTTCGGGCTGCGAATCCGCGGTGCTCGAGGAGCAACCAGCCAGGCCCATGGCCAGAGCAGTTCCCACTGCGGCCAAGCGCATCATTGGTGAGCGTGCAGGCACTTTTAGTGTCTCCTTGAGAGGGTTTAGCGGCGTCCAGGCTGTGGAAGCAAACGTGTCATGAGTGCTTCCAGCGCCATGAGCTGGTTGACGTTTGCAGCCAGGCGGCTGCGGGTTTCATTAATGGCATCGAGCTGGGCCAGGGACTTTTCGCTGGACTGCGCCGCAGCGAAACGCTCGAGCTTCTCACGAAGGTGCTCGTTGATCAGTTCAATATCGGCATGCAGCTGGATGCTCAAGACATCGCGGAAGAACGTGGTGAGATCCGTGAGGGTCCGGTCCAAGGCGTCGAAAGCAGTACGACGGGCAAAACGCTTGGCATCATCTTCCAGCGCCTTGAATTGTCCGCGCAGGCCAGCAGGGATGTTCTCTTCCAGGCCCAAGCCGTTGGCATGGCGCAGCTGGGCAATCTTGTTCTGCAGGTCGGTGCCGGTGATGTTTTCCGCGCGTTCGCTGGCCAGCTTTGAAATTTCTGCCGCGGCGGCCATGGCCTGGGGCAGGGTCGTGGTGCGCAAGGGCAAGGTGACGACCTTTTCACGCTGGATGCGTGCCTGTTCGTCACGGGCCAGCAGGCGGGCCACGCCAATGTGGGACTGGGAAACGCGTGCGGCAAACATCGCCTGTTCCGGTTCCAAGCCATCGCGGCGCACCAAGAGGTCGGCGACGTCCTGTGCAGCAGGAACCGAGAGGTTGACCGCGCGGCAACGCGAGCGGATGGTCACCAGCACATCGGCAGGGGAAGGAGCGCACAGGATCCAGATCATCTTGGCTGGAGGCTCTTCAATGGCCTTGAGCAGCACGTTGGTGCTGCGCTCGGACATGCGGTCAGCGTCTTCAATGATGATGATGCGCCAGCGGCCGGTGCCTGCACTTTCCTGGGCGCGGGTGATCAGATGGCGCACATCAGCGATCTGGTATTCGAATTTGTCGGTGGAGACGAAGGAGACATCCGGGTGTTCGGAGTTCATCACCATCTTGCAGTTGGCGCACTGCCCGCAGCCGGCCGGGGTCTGGGTGCACTGCAAGGCTGCCGCAAAGGCCCGCGCAGCGGTGGTGCGTCCGGAACCGGGAGGGCCGGTAACCAACCAGGCATGCGTCGGATTGCCTCGGTCAACCTCAGCGGTCAACGTGGAGATAACACGCTCCTGGCCGGCGAGGTCTGCGAATACCGGCCGAATCACAACAGACCTGCCAAATGCTCGACAATCGACTGGTGGAGTTGTTCCACGCTCGCGGTGGCGTCCAAAACCAGGTAGCGCTGCGGATCTTGTGCCGCTAGTTCCAGGAAGGCGTTGCGGATGCGCTCGTGGAAATCATCGGGCTCAGCCTCTAAGCGGTCGGAGTCTTCCACGCCACCGCTCGCGGCGATCCGCCGGGCACGTCCGTGCTCGGCAGAAATATCAAGAATGATGGTGACATCGGGCTTCAACCCGCCGGTGGCAAAGTCATTGATCGAGGCAACGGCCGCAAACCCGAGTTCGCGGCCCATGCCCTGGTAGGCCAAGGAGGAATCAACAAAGCGGTCGCAGATGATGTGGGTGCCAGCCTCCAAGGACGGGCGGATTACCTGCTGGACGTGCGCGGCGCGCGCGGCAGAATAGATCAACGCCTCGGTACGGGCATCGATTTCGCCGTGGCCATGTTCAAGCACCAGGGAACGCAGCTCTTCACTGATCTGGGTTCCGCCCGGTTCGCGAGTAGTGCGCACCGTGGCTCCACGGGACTCCAGCCACTGCTGGGCCATGGCAACCTGCGTGGTCTTCCCAGCGCCGTCGCCACCTTCGAAAACGATGAATAAGCCACGGGTCGGGGCACTAGATTCGATACTCACCCCACTAGCCTATCCAAGGACATATCAAGATGTGCGCTGCAACGGCTGTTTGGACAGTGAAAAGCGCCCAGTGTGATGAATTCAATTAAATGAAAAGGGGTATCCATTTAGTGGCCGGAGGAAAAACGCTATTTTAGCGTTGCCCGAGGTGATCGCCACGGCCGCTCCGAGGCCTCCCGCTCCATCGACCCGGGCAGGGCATGCGGTCCGGAAACACCACGAGGATGAACCGCCTTCGGCTCCGGCTTACGCACCAGGTTCCGATAGGTCACTGGACCTCGCTTCACTGCGCGCTCGAGCAAGCGCATGAACACAAGTCCCCGATGGGTACTGTGCCTACGGTTGAACCGAAAAACGAACTCATCCAGATACTCCTGCAAGTGCCCCACGCTGCCCGAGCCCTGGTAGGTCCCTTCGATCATCCTTTTCACCAACGCAAACAATCGGTGCACTGCCGGCAGCGAAGCATGCGCTTCAAGCCCTGATTTCCAGACACTCACCGGTTCATGCGCTTACCCTTCCACCGCGTTTCCATATCCCCTCCACCCGTCAGAAACAATCGTGGAGCCAGGAGCAATATTCGCGGTGATGAACTCACGCAACGATGCTGCCGAAGCATCAGGGATGATCGCCAACCGCGCTCGCCCCCACCCATCATCTGCAATTTCAATCGCGCCCGCCACCAGAGTCTTTCCTGCCGCACCACGTCCTGTGCGACCAGGGCGATGGCCACCGAAGAAACTTTCATCGACTTCGACCCGCCCAGAGAGCAACGAGCTGTCTTGCGTGCTCATGACACTACGCAACTTGCCCAGCATGCTCCAGGCAGTCTGATACGAAGATATTGGCAGCACACGGTGCAGATGCGCCGCGCAGACTCCGCTTTTTCCTGCGGTCATCAACCACGCGGTTTGGAACCACACAGTCAGCGGCGTGCGGGTCTTGTCGAAGATGGTGCCAGCGGTAGCAGAGAAGCGGTACCAGCACTTCTTACAGCGAAAGCGATTATCTGGCTCGTTGTTCACGAACGCGCTAAGGCATCGAGGGCAACAGATCCCCTCCGGCCAGCGTAGCCACTGCAAGTAGTCCACGCAGGATTCATCGTCGGAAAACCAAGCAAGCAGCTGGGCAAGATCTGCCGGGTAGTCCCGCCCGGCCAGCGGTCGGTTTCCTGTCGATCCAGGGGTAGGCTGAGTCATGACGAACACCCCTCCACGGTGTGTAGTCCATGCTCCCGGCTGTTGACGCAGCGCGGGAGTTTCTTAGCTTCTGATCGTACTCCTGATATCGGCCACTAAATGGATACCCCTTTAAATGAAATGTAGTGAAATCCATCGGCGAGCGTCGCTGGTACAAGCGTAAAGTTTTTTCCATGAACCCCCGCAACGCAGATTCAGCCAGAACTCCCGCCTGGGATCCGAAAACTTTGCTCGTTGCCGGAGGGCGTCCAGCCCACGGCTATGACGCTCCGGTCAACCATCCAGTGACCTTCACCTCCACCTATCATTCCAAAGGCCAAGCCGCACCTGGCGAACGCGTCTATGCCCGCTTCTCAAACCCCACCTGGGATCCTTTTGAGCAGGTGCTCGGCGAGCTCGAAGCAGCAACTCTTCCCGCTTTGGTGTTCTCCTCGGGGATGGCGGCTATCGCCGCCGCACTGAGCATCGTGCCGGAAGCTGGCGTGCTGGTCATGCCCCGGCACTCCTACAACGGATCACTGGCGTTGAGTTCTGAACTGCAGGAGGCCGGACGGCTCAGCATTCGCCCGGTGGACATCGCCAATACCGAAGAAGTACTCGCCGCCTTGGATGGCGCCGATGTGCTCTGGGTCGAATCTCCCACCAACCCCATGCTCGAAGTTGCCGACCTGCCTGCCTTGCTGGCGGCAGCGAAAGCTAAGAACACCGTGAGCATCGTGGATAACACCTTTGCCACTCCGCTGCTCCAGCAGCCGCTGAACCACGGGGCCGACCTGGTGGTGCATTCAGTAACCAAATACCTTTCAGGACACTCGGATGTGATCATGGGCGCGCTGGTCACCAGCGACGAGCAACTGCACAGCCGCCTGCACGGGTACCGGACCCTGCATGGGGCCATTGCCGGGCCGATGGATACCTTCCTCGCATTGCGCGGTGTGCGCACCATGTCGGTACGCATTGATCGTTCGCAGTCCAACAGCCAGGTGCTGGCCGAAAGGCTCGCGGACCATCCCAAGGTGCAGGCAGTACGCTACCCGGGTCTGCCCAGCGATCCGGGCCATGAGCGGGCTGCGAAGCTCATGGGCGGTTTCGGTTCGGTGATCGCCCTTGAAGCCGGAAGCAGCGCGCAGGAGGCCGACCGTGTACTGGACGCGCTCAAGCTGATCACCGGCGCCACCTCGCTTGGCGGCGTGGAATCCCTGGCCGAGCGACGCGCCCGCCATGCCTCGGAACCAGCCAGCGTGCCAGCCAGCCTGATTCGGCTCTCGGTGGGCATTGAAGATGTGGAAGACCTCTGGGCTGATCTGGATCAGGCACTGGAACAGCTCTAAGGCGCATCGGTTCGTATTTCCCGCGCGTGGCACAGTGTTTATCAATTGCGCCAAAAAGGTAGAGTGAAAGCATGAACATGATGTACGCGGCCCAATTGATTGAGTACTACTTGATGATCGCTCTGAGCGTCGTCATTGTTGCGCTCGCCGTCTGGGCCCTGGTTGATTGCCTGCGCCGTGGCGCGGACCGCTTCGCCCAGGAAGGCAAGCGCACCAAGGGATTCTGGCTGGGGATGACCGTCGCCAGCACCGCGGTGGCCCTGCTCGGCGTGTTCAGCCAGGGCGGCATCGGCTTCCTGCAGCTGATCGGTGCCTGCATCGCCTGCGTATACCTTGCCGACGTCAAGCCTGCTGTCAGCGGCAAGGGCGGCGGCTGGTACAACTACTAGCCGTCAGCCAACTCACCTGGGTTTGAACGAAGACCTGCAATCCGCCACTGGTCCGATTGCAGGTCTTCGCACTTTGACCTCGGGCCTTAACTTTCGTACGAGCAGGCTTGCACATTGGTTAGGATGTATTACATGAGCCACACTTTGATTTTGCTTCGCCACGGACAGAGCGAATGGAACGAAAAGAACCTGTTTACCGGTTGGTACGACGTATCGCTGACCGAGAAGGGCCGTGCCGAAGCTGCACGCGGCGGCCAGCTGCTGACCGAAGCGGGCTACAAGCCTGAGGTGCTTCACACCTCGTTGCTGACCCGCGCGATTGTTACCGCAAACCTGGCATTGGAGGCCGCTGGCCGATCGTGGATCCCAGTGAACCGCGACTGGCGCCTGAACGAGCGCCACTACGGTGCGCTGCAGGGCAAGGACAAGGCGCAGACCTTGGCCGAATTCGGCGAAGAGCAGTTCATGGAATGGCGCCGCAGCTACGACACCCCGCCACCAGCACTGGATGATTCCTCGGAATTCAGCCAGATCAACGATGAGCGCTATGCAGCGTTGGGCGATTCCGCTCCACGCACCGAGTGCCTCAAGGATGTACTGGACCGCATGCTTCCGTACTGGGAGAACAACATCAAGGCTGATCTGTCGGCAGGCAAGACCGTGATGGTCACCGCCCACGGCAACTCGCTGCGTGCGCTGGTCAAGCATTTGGATGGCATCAGCGATGAAGACATTGCTGGTCTGAACATCCCTACCGGCATTCCGCTGGTCTATGAGTTGGATGACAACTTCCAGCCAATCACCAGGGGCGGAACCTACTTGGATCCAGAGGCTGCTGCCGACGCTATTAAGGCCGTCGCCAACCAGGGACGCAAGTAAGACACGCTTTTCGGCGGTACCGAAGCTACTGGCTACCATTCAGTAGATTTCGGTACCGCCGTTTTCTCATTAACCCCGAGGTAACGCCAAGCATCTGGCTGTGAGCGAAACAACTGCGCTCGATTGTATTTTTGGCATTAGTATGCTGTAATCTCCTATTTCGAATAGGCTCAATGGCTCACGTTAGGAATGCAATTCGTGGCAACTGATTACGATGAAGTCCGCCCAGACGTTGCTGAGGCACGTAAGGCTTCTCTGGATGCGGTTAAGTCCGCAAACGCACCGGACGCCAAGTCGGTGGTGCGCGAGCTCGACGAGACCGACCACACCGATGGCATGGACCTGCCAGGC comes from Glutamicibacter arilaitensis Re117 and encodes:
- a CDS encoding trans-sulfuration enzyme family protein; amino-acid sequence: MNPRNADSARTPAWDPKTLLVAGGRPAHGYDAPVNHPVTFTSTYHSKGQAAPGERVYARFSNPTWDPFEQVLGELEAATLPALVFSSGMAAIAAALSIVPEAGVLVMPRHSYNGSLALSSELQEAGRLSIRPVDIANTEEVLAALDGADVLWVESPTNPMLEVADLPALLAAAKAKNTVSIVDNTFATPLLQQPLNHGADLVVHSVTKYLSGHSDVIMGALVTSDEQLHSRLHGYRTLHGAIAGPMDTFLALRGVRTMSVRIDRSQSNSQVLAERLADHPKVQAVRYPGLPSDPGHERAAKLMGGFGSVIALEAGSSAQEADRVLDALKLITGATSLGGVESLAERRARHASEPASVPASLIRLSVGIEDVEDLWADLDQALEQL
- the tmk gene encoding dTMP kinase; the encoded protein is MSIESSAPTRGLFIVFEGGDGAGKTTQVAMAQQWLESRGATVRTTREPGGTQISEELRSLVLEHGHGEIDARTEALIYSAARAAHVQQVIRPSLEAGTHIICDRFVDSSLAYQGMGRELGFAAVASINDFATGGLKPDVTIILDISAEHGRARRIAASGGVEDSDRLEAEPDDFHERIRNAFLELAAQDPQRYLVLDATASVEQLHQSIVEHLAGLL
- a CDS encoding DUF2516 family protein, which produces MNMMYAAQLIEYYLMIALSVVIVALAVWALVDCLRRGADRFAQEGKRTKGFWLGMTVASTAVALLGVFSQGGIGFLQLIGACIACVYLADVKPAVSGKGGGWYNY
- a CDS encoding aldo/keto reductase — translated: MDTPFSELKFLDGNTIDQLGYGVWKVADADAEVVVGKAIDAGYRHIDTARIYGNEAGVGRAVAASNVPREELFITTKVWNSDQGFEKTMAAADASLQRLGLEYVDLYLIHWLQPKRGTYVDTWKALIQLQKDGKAKSIGVCNFTKEALEELYTETGVRPVINQVETHPYFPQNELRSYEAEHGILHESWSPLGHGGELLSDPVLVDIAKKHDASVAQVVIAWHLAVGNVVIPKSTTDSRIVENFESLNVKLDEEDLAAIATLDRGAEGRISADPATADFE
- a CDS encoding DNA polymerase III subunit delta' encodes the protein MIRPVFADLAGQERVISTLTAEVDRGNPTHAWLVTGPPGSGRTTAARAFAAALQCTQTPAGCGQCANCKMVMNSEHPDVSFVSTDKFEYQIADVRHLITRAQESAGTGRWRIIIIEDADRMSERSTNVLLKAIEEPPAKMIWILCAPSPADVLVTIRSRCRAVNLSVPAAQDVADLLVRRDGLEPEQAMFAARVSQSHIGVARLLARDEQARIQREKVVTLPLRTTTLPQAMAAAAEISKLASERAENITGTDLQNKIAQLRHANGLGLEENIPAGLRGQFKALEDDAKRFARRTAFDALDRTLTDLTTFFRDVLSIQLHADIELINEHLREKLERFAAAQSSEKSLAQLDAINETRSRLAANVNQLMALEALMTRLLPQPGRR
- a CDS encoding phosphoglyceromutase, encoding MSHTLILLRHGQSEWNEKNLFTGWYDVSLTEKGRAEAARGGQLLTEAGYKPEVLHTSLLTRAIVTANLALEAAGRSWIPVNRDWRLNERHYGALQGKDKAQTLAEFGEEQFMEWRRSYDTPPPALDDSSEFSQINDERYAALGDSAPRTECLKDVLDRMLPYWENNIKADLSAGKTVMVTAHGNSLRALVKHLDGISDEDIAGLNIPTGIPLVYELDDNFQPITRGGTYLDPEAAADAIKAVANQGRK
- a CDS encoding DUF4193 domain-containing protein, yielding MATDYDEVRPDVAEARKASLDAVKSANAPDAKSVVRELDETDHTDGMDLPGADLSNEELTVTVVPQKDDEFICGSCFLIRHRSQLVREEGNVGFCVECEG
- a CDS encoding alpha/beta hydrolase, with amino-acid sequence MPARSPMMRLAAVGTALAMGLAGCSSSTADSQPEDAQSSQPAAKSSAPEGLESFYTQELDWEMCGSIIECATIKVPMDYANPEGQSIDLALNRRAVDGATGNILVNPGGPGGSGLDMVSSTVPSMFSNDLQRAYNVIGFDPRGVGESSPVTCQSAAETDKGRQENLRAWVPEDQHEIIESTEDYAADCASNTGELLDHVDTVSAARDMDVIRAVLGDAQLDYLGVSYGTFLGATYADLFPQNVGRFVLDGAMDPSLPAAEVTLAQAVGFEKETDAWLASCLESDACPFTGTVEEAKVQLQQFFAQVENEPMTASDGRVVPIIDFVNGFVLPLYDDSSWSYLTDAMNAAINDADVDMILGFADLSADRQSDGTYASNSSDAFTAINCLDRPMDSSAETMQDEATELMRMAPTLGKYLAYGSITCEAWDYDSTGTPEILDAPGSNEILVIGTVGDPATPYKWSEALAKQLDNATLLTYEGHGHTAYGRSNECITKAVDEYLIDGKVPEAGTRC